In Bacillus sp. DX3.1, the following proteins share a genomic window:
- a CDS encoding MFS transporter codes for MKWKHVIGDVEVNRDLVLLLVMGGLYTLAISLSNTFVNIYLWKQTQNYLNIGLYNLASVVMQPLTFLLAGKLAKRIDRAILLRIGVGTLAAFFIVVLLTGTHASQYILLIGSLLGIGYGFYWLAFNLLTFEITEPETRDFFNGFLGLLTSFSGMIGPIAAGYMISRMDKWSGYTVVFVLSLTLFTIAIVISFFLSKRECEGRYEIVQVLKERKHDKNWGRITLAHFFQGLREGTFIFVISVYVYLASGSEFALGKYSLVNSAVSFVCYYLVARMLKKEWRKKAILLGGIILYAVVFLVVFQVTYVKLLIYAACIAIAYPILLVPYGSMTYDVIGRAKQAKEWRVEYIVVRELWLNGGRICSVLSFLCAVSFFPPEKSLPVLLCILGVGHFLIYFAVRNVKYGDQNRNGTSIPAPETTLNHTEREG; via the coding sequence ATGAAGTGGAAACATGTAATTGGCGATGTTGAGGTGAATCGTGATTTAGTATTGTTACTTGTTATGGGGGGATTATACACGTTAGCAATTTCCTTATCCAATACGTTTGTTAACATTTATTTATGGAAGCAAACGCAAAACTATTTGAATATTGGATTGTACAATTTGGCAAGTGTTGTAATGCAGCCGTTAACATTTCTCCTTGCAGGAAAATTGGCAAAACGGATTGATCGTGCAATTTTACTGCGAATCGGTGTAGGAACATTAGCCGCTTTTTTTATTGTTGTTTTACTAACTGGAACACATGCCTCGCAATATATTTTATTAATTGGCAGTCTTCTTGGAATTGGATATGGTTTTTATTGGCTTGCATTTAATTTGCTTACATTTGAAATTACTGAGCCCGAAACACGTGATTTTTTTAATGGTTTTCTCGGTCTACTGACATCCTTTTCTGGAATGATTGGGCCGATTGCAGCGGGATATATGATTTCGCGTATGGATAAGTGGAGTGGCTATACCGTTGTGTTTGTTCTTTCATTAACCTTATTTACAATTGCCATTGTCATAAGCTTTTTTTTATCAAAAAGAGAATGTGAAGGGCGCTATGAAATTGTTCAAGTGTTAAAGGAGCGAAAGCACGATAAAAACTGGGGGAGAATTACACTTGCTCACTTTTTTCAAGGCTTAAGAGAAGGAACTTTCATCTTTGTTATTTCCGTATACGTCTATTTAGCATCAGGAAGTGAGTTTGCTTTAGGAAAGTATAGCTTAGTTAATTCAGCTGTATCGTTTGTATGCTACTATTTGGTTGCTCGTATGTTAAAAAAGGAATGGAGAAAAAAAGCGATTTTGCTGGGCGGAATTATTTTATACGCCGTTGTATTTTTAGTTGTTTTTCAAGTTACATATGTAAAATTGCTCATTTACGCAGCATGTATCGCAATTGCTTATCCAATTCTACTCGTTCCATATGGATCCATGACATATGATGTGATTGGAAGAGCGAAGCAGGCAAAAGAGTGGCGTGTCGAGTATATTGTTGTTCGTGAACTATGGTTAAATGGAGGAAGAATATGCTCGGTTTTAAGTTTTTTATGTGCAGTATCATTTTTTCCGCCAGAAAAAAGTTTGCCGGTTTTATTATGTATTCTCGGAGTTGGACATTTCCTCATTTATTTTGCAGTTAGAAATGTCAAATATGGGGATCAAAACAGGAATGGAACAAGTATTCCAGCCCCTGAAACAACACTAAATCATACCGAACGAGAAGGTTAA
- the sodA gene encoding superoxide dismutase [Mn], which produces MAKHELPNLPYAYDALEPHFDKETMNIHHTKHHNTYVTNLNAALEGHEELAGKSVEELVTNLNEVPEAIRTAVRNNGGGHANHSFFWTILSPNGGGQPVGELASAIEAKFGSFDAFKAEFAKAGATRFGSGWAWLVVNNGELEVTSTPNQDSPLTEGKALVVGLDVWEHAYYLHYQNRRPDYIGAFWNVVDWNAAEKRYQDAK; this is translated from the coding sequence ATGGCAAAACATGAATTACCAAATTTACCTTATGCGTATGATGCTTTAGAACCTCACTTCGACAAAGAAACGATGAACATCCATCATACAAAACATCACAATACTTACGTAACAAACTTAAACGCTGCATTAGAAGGTCATGAAGAATTAGCTGGCAAAAGCGTAGAAGAATTAGTTACAAATTTAAACGAAGTGCCTGAAGCAATTCGTACAGCAGTACGCAACAATGGTGGCGGACATGCAAACCACTCTTTCTTCTGGACAATCTTATCACCTAACGGTGGTGGACAACCAGTAGGTGAACTTGCATCTGCAATTGAAGCGAAATTTGGTAGCTTTGATGCATTCAAAGCAGAATTCGCTAAAGCTGGCGCAACTCGCTTCGGCTCTGGTTGGGCTTGGCTTGTAGTAAACAACGGTGAATTAGAAGTAACTAGCACACCAAACCAAGATTCACCTTTAACAGAAGGTAAAGCTCTAGTTGTAGGTTTAGATGTTTGGGAACATGCTTACTACTTACATTACCAAAACCGTCGTCCTGACTACATCGGTGCATTCTGGAACGTTGTAGACTGGAACGCAGCTGAAAAACGTTACCAAGACGCTAAATAA